One Melanotaenia boesemani isolate fMelBoe1 chromosome 8, fMelBoe1.pri, whole genome shotgun sequence DNA segment encodes these proteins:
- the dcaf8 gene encoding DDB1- and CUL4-associated factor 8 isoform X2: protein MAETDGKSATLNGDSEEKNPGEDQQKEENASGSKEEQTESSSQDAPKETTEASGDKPMPDMEGETGANREGEEDEDTDSMDGSGLYSLTEDGERESEGGRRERAKEKDSGKRAARKRNRPGGGTNHSSSSDEDDDDDDDEEQKDDDEDEDDDEEAMEAWLRAEVRDMRGPVWQAVPSLRSREIGQNSHQFVRRVCGARCLVQRLELQGRLERHTGCVNTLHFNPSGTRLASGSDDLRVVIWDWAIRRAELEFDSGHKSNVFQAKFLPHSGDSTLAMCARDGQIRVAELSATQRCKNTKRVAQHKGAAHKLALEPDSPCSFLSAGEDAVVFGIDLRQDRPANKLVVVKEGDKKVGLYTIFVNPAKTHQFAVGGRDQYVRIYDQRKINENDNNGVLKKFCPSHLVSSESKTNITCLVYSHDGTELLASYNDEDIYLFDSNHSDGADYRRRYKGHRNNATVKGVNFYGPCSEFVVSGSDCGHIYLWDKYSARIVQFMEGDKGGVVNCLEPHPHLPGMATSGLDHDIKLWAPTAENPTGLKGLKEVMKKNKRERDEDSVRHGDQYDTQLLWFLMRHMRNRRPPRARREGADADTDESWSSPDSSDEEEGGPDHVQCMSS from the exons ATGGCTGAGACTGACGGCAAATCCGCTACACTTAACG gTGACTCTGAAGAAAAGAATCCAGGAGAAGATCAACAAAAGGAGGAGAATGCCTCTGGAAGCAAAGAGGAACAAACAGAGTCTTCCTCTCAAGATG CCCCCAAAGAAACAACAGAGGCATCAGGGGACAAACCTATGCCAGACATGGAAGGGGAGACTGGGGcaaacagagagggagaggaggacgAAGATACAGACAGCATGGATGGCAGTGGACTCTACTCCTTGACGGAGGACGGTGAACGGGAGAGTGAGGGAGGGAGACGAGAGAGAGCTAAGGAAAAAGATAGTGGGAAAAGAGCAGCTAGAAAGAGAAACAGACCTGGTGGCGGCACCAACCACTCTTCCAGCtcagatgaggatgatgatgatgacgacgatgaAGAACAgaaggatgatgatgaggatgaagatgatgatgaggaggccATGGAGGCCTGGCTAAGAGCAGAAGTCCGTGATATGCGTGGCCCTGTGTGGCAAGCAGTGCCCTCACTGCGCTCCAGGGAAATCGGCCAGAACTCGCACCAGTTTGTGAGGCGCGTGTGTGGAGCCCGCTGCCTCGTGCAGAGGCTGGAGCTTCAGGGTCGCTTAGAGAGGCATACAGGTTGCGTCAACACATTGCACTTCAACCCCTCTGGCACACGCCTGGCATCAGGTAGTGATGACCTGCGAGTGGTGATATGGGACTGGGCCATCCGCCGTGCTGAGCTGGAGTTTGACAGTGGACACAAGAGTAATGTATTTCAG GCAAAGTTCCTGCCTCACAGTGGAGACTCCACCTTGGCCATGTGCGCTCGTGATGGTCAGATCAGAGTGGCTGAGCTTTCTGCCACGCAGCGCTGCAAGAACACAAAGCGGGTAGCACAGCATAAAGGTGCAGCACACAAG cTGGCCCTGGAGCCGGATTCACCGTGTTCCTTTCTGTCAGCTGGAGAGGACGCCGTGGTATTTGGTATTGACTTGCGTCAGGATCGCCCTGCCAA TAAACTGGTGGTGGTAAAGGAGGGTGATAAAAAAGTGGGATTGTACACTATCTTTGTCAACCCAGCCAAGACACACCAATTTGCTGTTGGTGGGAGGGATCAGTATGTAAG gATCTATGACCAGAGGAAGATTAATGAAAATGACAACAATGGTGTACTGAAAAAGTTTTGTCCCTCACATTTGGTTTCCAGCGAATCCAAAACCAACATAACCTGTCTTGTCTACAGTCATGACGGCACAg AACTCCTGGCTAGTTACAATGATGAGGACATCTACCTGTTCGACTCCAACCACAGTGACGGGGCAGACTATCGCAGGAGATACAAGGGACATCGCAATAATGCCACGG TGAAGGGGGTGAACTTCTACGGACCATGCAGTGAGTTTGTGGTCAGCGGTAGTGACTGTGGACACATTTACCTGTGGGACAAGTACTCTGCTCGTATTGTCCAGTTTATGGAAGGAGACAAAGGGGGAGTG GTGAATTGTTTGGAGCCTCATCCCCACCTGCCAGGTATGGCCACCAGTGGGTTGGACCATGATATTAAACTGTGGGCACCCACAGCTGAAAACCCCACAGGATTGAAGGGTCTGAAAGAG gtgatgaagaaaaacaagcGGGAACGGGATGAGGACAGTGTGCGCCATGGTGACCAGTATGACACCCAGCTGTTGTGGTTCCTGATGAGACACATGAGGAACAGAAGACCCCCAAGG GCTCGCCGTGAGGGAGCAGATGCAGACACAGATGAGTCCTGGAGTTCTCCAGATTCctcagatgaagaggaaggaggtCCAGATCATGTTCAGTGCATGTCATCTTGa
- the dcaf8 gene encoding DDB1- and CUL4-associated factor 8 isoform X1, producing the protein MAASCSWRLYLDTTQDQGDSMAETDGKSATLNGDSEEKNPGEDQQKEENASGSKEEQTESSSQDAPKETTEASGDKPMPDMEGETGANREGEEDEDTDSMDGSGLYSLTEDGERESEGGRRERAKEKDSGKRAARKRNRPGGGTNHSSSSDEDDDDDDDEEQKDDDEDEDDDEEAMEAWLRAEVRDMRGPVWQAVPSLRSREIGQNSHQFVRRVCGARCLVQRLELQGRLERHTGCVNTLHFNPSGTRLASGSDDLRVVIWDWAIRRAELEFDSGHKSNVFQAKFLPHSGDSTLAMCARDGQIRVAELSATQRCKNTKRVAQHKGAAHKLALEPDSPCSFLSAGEDAVVFGIDLRQDRPANKLVVVKEGDKKVGLYTIFVNPAKTHQFAVGGRDQYVRIYDQRKINENDNNGVLKKFCPSHLVSSESKTNITCLVYSHDGTELLASYNDEDIYLFDSNHSDGADYRRRYKGHRNNATVKGVNFYGPCSEFVVSGSDCGHIYLWDKYSARIVQFMEGDKGGVVNCLEPHPHLPGMATSGLDHDIKLWAPTAENPTGLKGLKEVMKKNKRERDEDSVRHGDQYDTQLLWFLMRHMRNRRPPRARREGADADTDESWSSPDSSDEEEGGPDHVQCMSS; encoded by the exons ATGGCGGCGTCCTGTAGTTGG AGGTTGTACCTCGATACGACGCAGGACCAGGGAGACAGCATGGCTGAGACTGACGGCAAATCCGCTACACTTAACG gTGACTCTGAAGAAAAGAATCCAGGAGAAGATCAACAAAAGGAGGAGAATGCCTCTGGAAGCAAAGAGGAACAAACAGAGTCTTCCTCTCAAGATG CCCCCAAAGAAACAACAGAGGCATCAGGGGACAAACCTATGCCAGACATGGAAGGGGAGACTGGGGcaaacagagagggagaggaggacgAAGATACAGACAGCATGGATGGCAGTGGACTCTACTCCTTGACGGAGGACGGTGAACGGGAGAGTGAGGGAGGGAGACGAGAGAGAGCTAAGGAAAAAGATAGTGGGAAAAGAGCAGCTAGAAAGAGAAACAGACCTGGTGGCGGCACCAACCACTCTTCCAGCtcagatgaggatgatgatgatgacgacgatgaAGAACAgaaggatgatgatgaggatgaagatgatgatgaggaggccATGGAGGCCTGGCTAAGAGCAGAAGTCCGTGATATGCGTGGCCCTGTGTGGCAAGCAGTGCCCTCACTGCGCTCCAGGGAAATCGGCCAGAACTCGCACCAGTTTGTGAGGCGCGTGTGTGGAGCCCGCTGCCTCGTGCAGAGGCTGGAGCTTCAGGGTCGCTTAGAGAGGCATACAGGTTGCGTCAACACATTGCACTTCAACCCCTCTGGCACACGCCTGGCATCAGGTAGTGATGACCTGCGAGTGGTGATATGGGACTGGGCCATCCGCCGTGCTGAGCTGGAGTTTGACAGTGGACACAAGAGTAATGTATTTCAG GCAAAGTTCCTGCCTCACAGTGGAGACTCCACCTTGGCCATGTGCGCTCGTGATGGTCAGATCAGAGTGGCTGAGCTTTCTGCCACGCAGCGCTGCAAGAACACAAAGCGGGTAGCACAGCATAAAGGTGCAGCACACAAG cTGGCCCTGGAGCCGGATTCACCGTGTTCCTTTCTGTCAGCTGGAGAGGACGCCGTGGTATTTGGTATTGACTTGCGTCAGGATCGCCCTGCCAA TAAACTGGTGGTGGTAAAGGAGGGTGATAAAAAAGTGGGATTGTACACTATCTTTGTCAACCCAGCCAAGACACACCAATTTGCTGTTGGTGGGAGGGATCAGTATGTAAG gATCTATGACCAGAGGAAGATTAATGAAAATGACAACAATGGTGTACTGAAAAAGTTTTGTCCCTCACATTTGGTTTCCAGCGAATCCAAAACCAACATAACCTGTCTTGTCTACAGTCATGACGGCACAg AACTCCTGGCTAGTTACAATGATGAGGACATCTACCTGTTCGACTCCAACCACAGTGACGGGGCAGACTATCGCAGGAGATACAAGGGACATCGCAATAATGCCACGG TGAAGGGGGTGAACTTCTACGGACCATGCAGTGAGTTTGTGGTCAGCGGTAGTGACTGTGGACACATTTACCTGTGGGACAAGTACTCTGCTCGTATTGTCCAGTTTATGGAAGGAGACAAAGGGGGAGTG GTGAATTGTTTGGAGCCTCATCCCCACCTGCCAGGTATGGCCACCAGTGGGTTGGACCATGATATTAAACTGTGGGCACCCACAGCTGAAAACCCCACAGGATTGAAGGGTCTGAAAGAG gtgatgaagaaaaacaagcGGGAACGGGATGAGGACAGTGTGCGCCATGGTGACCAGTATGACACCCAGCTGTTGTGGTTCCTGATGAGACACATGAGGAACAGAAGACCCCCAAGG GCTCGCCGTGAGGGAGCAGATGCAGACACAGATGAGTCCTGGAGTTCTCCAGATTCctcagatgaagaggaaggaggtCCAGATCATGTTCAGTGCATGTCATCTTGa
- the dcaf8 gene encoding DDB1- and CUL4-associated factor 8 isoform X3 yields MAASCSWRLYLDTTQDQGDSMAETDGKSATLNGDSEEKNPGEDQQKEENASGSKEEQTESSSQDAPKETTEASGDKPMPDMEGETGANREGEEDEDTDSMDGSGLYSLTEDGERESEGGRRERAKEKDSGKRAARKRNRPGGGTNHSSSSDEDDDDDDDEEQKDDDEDEDDDEEAMEAWLRAEVRDMRGPVWQAVPSLRSREIGQNSHQFVRRVCGARCLVQRLELQGRLERHTGCVNTLHFNPSGTRLASGSDDLRVVIWDWAIRRAELEFDSGHKSNVFQAKFLPHSGDSTLAMCARDGQIRVAELSATQRCKNTKRVAQHKGAAHKLALEPDSPCSFLSAGEDAVVFGIDLRQDRPANKLVVVKEGDKKVGLYTIFVNPAKTHQFAVGGRDQYVRIYDQRKINENDNNGVLKKFCPSHLVSSESKTNITCLVYSHDGTELLASYNDEDIYLFDSNHSDGADYRRRYKGHRNNATVKGVNFYGPCSEFVVSGSDCGHIYLWDKYSARIVQFMEGDKGGVVNCLEPHPHLPGMATSGLDHDIKLWAPTAENPTGLKGLKENHSNPNYKQVAVMMMMMMMIRLIYC; encoded by the exons ATGGCGGCGTCCTGTAGTTGG AGGTTGTACCTCGATACGACGCAGGACCAGGGAGACAGCATGGCTGAGACTGACGGCAAATCCGCTACACTTAACG gTGACTCTGAAGAAAAGAATCCAGGAGAAGATCAACAAAAGGAGGAGAATGCCTCTGGAAGCAAAGAGGAACAAACAGAGTCTTCCTCTCAAGATG CCCCCAAAGAAACAACAGAGGCATCAGGGGACAAACCTATGCCAGACATGGAAGGGGAGACTGGGGcaaacagagagggagaggaggacgAAGATACAGACAGCATGGATGGCAGTGGACTCTACTCCTTGACGGAGGACGGTGAACGGGAGAGTGAGGGAGGGAGACGAGAGAGAGCTAAGGAAAAAGATAGTGGGAAAAGAGCAGCTAGAAAGAGAAACAGACCTGGTGGCGGCACCAACCACTCTTCCAGCtcagatgaggatgatgatgatgacgacgatgaAGAACAgaaggatgatgatgaggatgaagatgatgatgaggaggccATGGAGGCCTGGCTAAGAGCAGAAGTCCGTGATATGCGTGGCCCTGTGTGGCAAGCAGTGCCCTCACTGCGCTCCAGGGAAATCGGCCAGAACTCGCACCAGTTTGTGAGGCGCGTGTGTGGAGCCCGCTGCCTCGTGCAGAGGCTGGAGCTTCAGGGTCGCTTAGAGAGGCATACAGGTTGCGTCAACACATTGCACTTCAACCCCTCTGGCACACGCCTGGCATCAGGTAGTGATGACCTGCGAGTGGTGATATGGGACTGGGCCATCCGCCGTGCTGAGCTGGAGTTTGACAGTGGACACAAGAGTAATGTATTTCAG GCAAAGTTCCTGCCTCACAGTGGAGACTCCACCTTGGCCATGTGCGCTCGTGATGGTCAGATCAGAGTGGCTGAGCTTTCTGCCACGCAGCGCTGCAAGAACACAAAGCGGGTAGCACAGCATAAAGGTGCAGCACACAAG cTGGCCCTGGAGCCGGATTCACCGTGTTCCTTTCTGTCAGCTGGAGAGGACGCCGTGGTATTTGGTATTGACTTGCGTCAGGATCGCCCTGCCAA TAAACTGGTGGTGGTAAAGGAGGGTGATAAAAAAGTGGGATTGTACACTATCTTTGTCAACCCAGCCAAGACACACCAATTTGCTGTTGGTGGGAGGGATCAGTATGTAAG gATCTATGACCAGAGGAAGATTAATGAAAATGACAACAATGGTGTACTGAAAAAGTTTTGTCCCTCACATTTGGTTTCCAGCGAATCCAAAACCAACATAACCTGTCTTGTCTACAGTCATGACGGCACAg AACTCCTGGCTAGTTACAATGATGAGGACATCTACCTGTTCGACTCCAACCACAGTGACGGGGCAGACTATCGCAGGAGATACAAGGGACATCGCAATAATGCCACGG TGAAGGGGGTGAACTTCTACGGACCATGCAGTGAGTTTGTGGTCAGCGGTAGTGACTGTGGACACATTTACCTGTGGGACAAGTACTCTGCTCGTATTGTCCAGTTTATGGAAGGAGACAAAGGGGGAGTG GTGAATTGTTTGGAGCCTCATCCCCACCTGCCAGGTATGGCCACCAGTGGGTTGGACCATGATATTAAACTGTGGGCACCCACAGCTGAAAACCCCACAGGATTGAAGGGTCTGAAAGAG AATCATTCGAATCCAAACTACAAGCAAGTcgcagtgatgatgatgatgatgatgatgatcaggCTGATTTACTGTTGA